Proteins encoded by one window of Arachis ipaensis cultivar K30076 chromosome B04, Araip1.1, whole genome shotgun sequence:
- the LOC110271127 gene encoding pectin acetylesterase 9-like, with translation MQCFFPQYVLRYILTPYFILNSAYVVFQFHHILVPPSADMHGHWNKCKLDPAACTPLQIAILQAFRLDMLATFRPFAIYLGRGGMFINSCFAHCQSESQDTWFEDDSPRINKVLIAMRLCYTVHCLTR, from the exons ATGCAGTGCTTCTTTCCACAATATGTGTTGAGATACATATTGACTCCTTATTTTATCTTAAATTCAGCCTATGTTGTATTTCAA TTCCATCATATATTGGTGCCACCTTCTGCAGATATGCATGGACATTGGAACAAGTGCAAATTGGACCCAGCAGCATGCACACCACTCCAAATCGCCATATTACAAG CTTTTAGGCTCGACATGCTTGCAACTTTTAGACCTTTCGCAATCTATTTGGGAAGAGGAGGAATGTTCATAAACTCATGTTTTGCTCACTGCCAAAGTGAATCACAAGATACGTGGTTTGAAGATGATTCCCCAAGAATAAACAAGGTATTAATTGCTATGAGACTTTGTTATACTGTACATTGTTTAACACGATAA